Proteins co-encoded in one Siniperca chuatsi isolate FFG_IHB_CAS linkage group LG11, ASM2008510v1, whole genome shotgun sequence genomic window:
- the phyhiplb gene encoding phytanoyl-CoA hydroxylase-interacting protein-like, whose product MEVPGLAHNITSPLSPCEGMIKDLSLDAIQLCERDGSKSQDGSISEMEELPVPQNIKISNITCDSFKICWDMEPRSKERITHYFIDLNKKENKNSNKFKHKDVPTKLVAKAVPLPMTVRGHWFLSPRTEYTVAVQTASKQTDGDYAISEWSEIIEFCTADYSTVHLNQLLEKAEVIAGRMLRFSVFYRNQNKEYFDHAREVQENRMLPSVKDNSGSHGSPISGKLEGIFFSCNTEFNTGKPPQDSPYGRHRFEVRADTLFSPDTNLYFGDFYCMYTAYHYVILVLAPKGSRGDDFCKQRLPALDITNNRFLTCKQGEEGDSSLVFHHAQDVILEVIYTEPLDLALGTVAEISGHQLMSMSTVNAKKDPSCKTCNISVGR is encoded by the exons ATGGAGGTACCAGGTTTGGCGCACAACATCACCAGTCCATTAAGTCCCTGCGAGGGGATGATCAAGGACCTGAGCTTGGACGCCATACAGCTATGCGAACGAGATG GAAGTAAATCCCAGGATGGAAGCATCTCCGAAATGGAGGAGCTCCCTGTTCCTCAGAACATCAAGATCAGCAACATCACCTGCGACTCCTTCAAGATCTGCTGGGACATGGAGCCGCGCAGCAAGGAGCGCATCACACATTACTTCATTGACCTGAacaagaaggaaaacaaaaactcaaacaagTTCAAACACAAG gaTGTTCCTACCAAGCTGGTGGCCAAGGCAGTGCCCCTGCCCATGACGGTTAGGGGCCACTGGTTCCTGAGCCCACGCACAGAGTACACCGTGGCCGTCCAGACCGCATCAAAACAGACTGACGGGGACTACGCCATCTCAGAGTGGAGTGAGATCATCGAGTTCTGCACTGCTG ATTATTCCACAGTGCATCTAAACCAGCTGTTGGAAAAGGCAGAGGTCATCGCTGGCCGGATGCTGCGTTTCTCTGTCTTCTACAGGAACCAGAATAAAGAGTACTTTGACCACGCCAG GGAGGTGCAGGAGAACCGGATGCTGCCATCAGTGAAAGACAATAGCGGCAGCCACGGCTCGCCCATCAGTGGCAAGCTAGAGGGCATTTTCTTCAGCTGCAACACAGAGTTCAATACAGGCAAGCCTCCGCAGGACTCCCCTTATGGCCGCCACCGCTTTGAGGTTCGGGCTGACACGCTCTTCAGCCCAGACACCAACCTGTACTTTGGAGACTTCTACTGCATGTATACAGCCTACCACTATGTTATCCTGGTCCTGGCGCCAAAGGGCTCCAGGGGTGACGACTTCTGTAAGCAGAGGCTTCCTGCGCTTGACATCACCAACAACCGTTTCCTTACCTGCAAGCAAGGTGAAGAGGGTGACAGCAGTCTGGTGTTTCACCATGCCCAGGATGTCATCCTGGAGGTGATCTACACGGAGCCTTTAGACCTGGCGTTGGGCACGGTGGCTGAGATCAGCGGGCACCAGTTGATGAGTATGTCCACAGTAAATGCCAAGAAGGACCCCAGCTGTAAGACCTGCAACATCAGTGTGGGACGCTAA